In one Pseudomonas sp. 31-12 genomic region, the following are encoded:
- the rpsB gene encoding 30S ribosomal protein S2, with the protein MSQVNMRDMLKAGVHFGHQTRYWNPKMGKYIFGARNKIHIINLEKTLPMFNEALTFVERLAQGKNKILFVGTKRSAGKIVAEEAARCGSPYVDHRWLGGMLTNFKTIRASIKRLRDLEVQAEDGTFAKLTKKEALMRTRDLEKLDRSLGGIKDMGGLPDALFVIDVDHERIAITEANKLGIPVIGVVDTNSSPEGVDYIIPGNDDAIRAIQLYMGSMADAVIRGRNHVAGGTEQFVEEAPAAAAE; encoded by the coding sequence ATGTCCCAAGTCAACATGCGCGATATGCTGAAGGCCGGTGTGCACTTCGGTCACCAGACCCGTTACTGGAACCCGAAAATGGGTAAGTACATTTTCGGCGCGCGTAACAAGATCCACATTATCAACCTTGAAAAAACCCTGCCAATGTTCAACGAAGCTCTGACTTTCGTAGAGCGTCTGGCCCAGGGCAAAAACAAGATTCTGTTCGTCGGCACCAAGCGTTCCGCTGGCAAGATCGTTGCTGAAGAAGCAGCACGTTGCGGTTCGCCGTACGTCGATCACCGCTGGTTGGGCGGCATGCTGACCAACTTCAAAACCATCCGTGCTTCCATCAAGCGTCTGCGTGACCTTGAAGTGCAAGCCGAAGACGGTACTTTCGCCAAGCTGACCAAGAAAGAAGCGCTGATGCGCACTCGCGATCTTGAGAAGCTCGATCGTTCCCTGGGTGGTATCAAGGACATGGGCGGTCTGCCAGACGCTTTGTTCGTTATCGACGTTGATCACGAGCGCATCGCGATCACCGAAGCCAACAAGCTGGGTATCCCGGTTATCGGCGTAGTCGATACCAACAGCAGCCCGGAAGGCGTTGACTACATCATCCCAGGCAACGATGACGCAATCCGCGCTATCCAGTTGTACATGGGTTCGATGGCTGACGCAGTCATCCGCGGTCGCAACCACGTTGCTGGCGGCACCGAGCAGTTCGTTGAAGAAGCTCCGGCAGCTGCAGCTGAGTAA
- a CDS encoding phosphatidate cytidylyltransferase — MLKQRIITALILLPIALCGFFLLEGTGFALFIGLVVTLGAWEWARLAGFNAQPMRVAYAVVVALMLFVMHILPGLAPWVLGASVLWWGVATYLVLTYPSSSEHWSSAACKLVIGLLILLPAWQGLVQIKQQPLGNWLIMAVMVLVWGADIGAYFSGRAFGKRKLAPMVSPGKSWEGVYGGLLLSLVITAIVGFVRDWSFVQMLMGLIGAAVIVFISVVGDLTESMFKRQSGIKDSSNLLPGHGGVLDRIDSLTAAIPVFAVLLWMAAP; from the coding sequence ATGCTCAAACAACGAATCATCACCGCGCTGATCCTGCTGCCGATCGCTTTGTGCGGGTTTTTCCTGCTTGAAGGCACGGGCTTTGCGCTGTTCATCGGGCTGGTCGTGACCCTCGGCGCATGGGAGTGGGCTCGCCTGGCAGGCTTCAATGCCCAGCCGATGCGCGTTGCCTACGCGGTTGTGGTCGCATTGATGCTGTTTGTCATGCACATCCTGCCGGGGCTCGCGCCCTGGGTGTTGGGGGCTTCGGTGCTCTGGTGGGGCGTGGCGACCTATCTGGTGCTGACCTACCCGAGTTCCAGCGAACACTGGTCCAGCGCCGCCTGCAAGCTGGTGATCGGTTTGCTGATCCTGCTGCCGGCCTGGCAAGGTCTGGTCCAGATCAAGCAGCAACCCTTGGGTAACTGGCTGATCATGGCGGTGATGGTGCTGGTCTGGGGGGCCGATATTGGCGCGTACTTTTCCGGTCGTGCATTCGGCAAGCGCAAGCTGGCGCCAATGGTCAGTCCTGGCAAGAGCTGGGAAGGCGTGTACGGCGGCTTGCTGCTGAGCCTGGTGATTACGGCGATCGTTGGCTTTGTGCGCGACTGGAGTTTCGTGCAGATGCTGATGGGCCTGATCGGTGCGGCAGTGATCGTATTCATCTCGGTCGTGGGTGACCTCACTGAGAGCATGTTCAAGCGTCAATCCGGGATCAAGGACAGCAGTAATCTGCTGCCGGGGCACGGCGGTGTGCTGGATCGCATCGACAGCCTGACGGCCGCGATCCCCGTATTTGCCGTGCTGTTGTGGATGGCCGCACCGTGA
- the tsf gene encoding translation elongation factor Ts, which translates to MAEITAALVKELRERTGEGMMDCKKALTKAGGDIEKAIDDMRASGAIKAAKKAGNVAAEGAIALKEDGKSAVLLEVNSQTDFLALQDDFKAFVASSVEKAFADKLTDVAPLIEAQEADRLVLVGKVGENVNIRRLARVEGDVVGGYLHGNKIGVAVVLKGGNVELAKDIAMHVAATNPEFLLPSEVSAEAVEREKGVFLTLNADKIAGKPENIVENMVKGRISKFLAEASLVEQAFVKNPEIKVGELAKKAGAEIVSFTYFKVGEGIEKPVDNFAEEVAAQLAAAKQ; encoded by the coding sequence ATGGCAGAGATTACTGCAGCGTTGGTTAAAGAACTGCGTGAGCGTACTGGCGAAGGCATGATGGACTGCAAAAAGGCCTTGACCAAGGCCGGCGGCGACATCGAAAAAGCCATTGATGATATGCGTGCTTCGGGCGCCATCAAGGCTGCCAAGAAAGCAGGCAACGTAGCTGCTGAAGGCGCGATCGCTCTGAAAGAAGACGGTAAATCCGCCGTTCTGCTGGAAGTGAACTCGCAGACCGACTTCCTGGCTCTGCAGGACGACTTCAAGGCATTCGTTGCTTCCAGCGTTGAAAAAGCATTCGCTGACAAGCTGACTGATGTTGCTCCGCTGATCGAAGCACAAGAAGCTGATCGCCTGGTTCTGGTCGGCAAGGTTGGCGAAAACGTCAACATCCGTCGCCTGGCTCGCGTTGAAGGTGATGTTGTTGGTGGTTACCTGCACGGCAACAAGATCGGTGTTGCAGTTGTCCTGAAAGGCGGCAACGTTGAGCTGGCCAAGGACATCGCTATGCACGTAGCGGCCACCAACCCTGAATTCCTGCTGCCATCGGAAGTTTCCGCTGAAGCGGTCGAGCGCGAGAAAGGCGTGTTCCTGACCCTCAACGCTGACAAGATCGCCGGCAAGCCGGAAAACATCGTTGAAAACATGGTCAAAGGCCGTATCAGCAAGTTCCTGGCTGAAGCGAGCCTGGTTGAGCAGGCGTTCGTCAAGAACCCTGAAATCAAGGTTGGCGAACTGGCCAAGAAAGCCGGTGCAGAAATCGTTTCTTTCACCTACTTCAAGGTAGGCGAAGGCATCGAGAAGCCGGTCGACAACTTCGCTGAAGAAGTTGCTGCCCAGCTGGCTGCCGCCAAGCAATAA
- the ispC gene encoding 1-deoxy-D-xylulose-5-phosphate reductoisomerase: MSRPQQITVLGATGSIGLSTLDVIARHPERYQVFALSGFTRLSELLALCVRHTPRFAVVPEVGAARTLQDDLRAAGLSTRVLVGEEGLCQVASDPEVDAVMAAIVGAAGLRPTLAAVEAGKKILLANKEALVMSGALFMQAVRKSGSVLLPIDSEHNAIFQCMPQDFARGLGAVGVRRILLTASGGPFRQTPMAELVHVSPEQACAHPNWSMGRKISVDSASMMNKGLELIEACWLFDAKPSQVEVVIHPQSVIHSLVDYIDGSVLAQLGNPDMRTPIANALAWPERIDSGVAPLDLFAIARLDFQAPDEERFPCLRLARQAAEAGNSAPAMLNAANEVAVAAFLDERVRYPEIASIIEEVLNLEPVVAVDDLEAVFTADAKARELAGQWLSRHGR; encoded by the coding sequence GTGAGCCGCCCACAGCAGATTACCGTTCTGGGGGCGACCGGCTCGATCGGTCTGAGCACCCTGGACGTAATCGCTCGTCATCCCGAGCGCTATCAGGTGTTCGCGTTGAGTGGTTTCACGCGCCTGAGTGAGTTGCTGGCCTTGTGCGTGCGTCATACGCCACGGTTTGCCGTCGTGCCGGAGGTGGGCGCTGCCCGGACCTTGCAGGACGACTTGCGTGCTGCAGGCCTGTCGACCCGCGTATTGGTGGGGGAAGAGGGCCTGTGTCAGGTGGCTTCCGACCCTGAGGTCGATGCGGTCATGGCGGCCATCGTTGGTGCGGCGGGCTTGCGTCCGACCCTGGCGGCGGTCGAGGCGGGCAAGAAGATCCTGCTGGCCAACAAAGAAGCGTTGGTCATGTCGGGTGCGCTGTTCATGCAGGCGGTGCGCAAAAGCGGTTCGGTGCTGCTGCCGATCGACAGCGAACACAATGCGATTTTTCAGTGCATGCCACAGGATTTCGCTCGCGGGCTTGGCGCGGTCGGTGTGCGTCGGATTCTGCTGACAGCCTCTGGCGGTCCGTTTCGACAGACGCCGATGGCCGAGTTGGTGCATGTTTCCCCTGAGCAAGCGTGCGCGCATCCGAACTGGTCCATGGGTCGCAAGATTTCGGTCGATTCGGCCAGCATGATGAACAAAGGCCTCGAGTTGATTGAAGCCTGCTGGTTGTTCGACGCCAAGCCGTCCCAGGTCGAAGTGGTGATTCACCCGCAGAGCGTGATTCATTCGCTGGTCGACTATATCGATGGCTCGGTGCTCGCACAGTTAGGCAATCCGGACATGCGCACGCCGATCGCCAACGCCCTGGCCTGGCCGGAGCGTATCGATTCGGGTGTAGCGCCGCTGGATCTGTTTGCCATCGCGCGCCTGGACTTCCAGGCGCCCGATGAAGAACGCTTCCCTTGCCTGCGCCTTGCGCGTCAGGCCGCCGAAGCCGGCAATAGTGCGCCGGCCATGCTCAATGCGGCGAATGAAGTGGCTGTCGCGGCGTTTCTCGACGAGCGGGTTCGCTACCCGGAAATCGCGAGTATCATCGAGGAAGTGCTAAACCTCGAGCCAGTCGTTGCGGTGGATGATCTCGAGGCGGTGTTTACGGCCGACGCGAAAGCGCGAGAACTGGCCGGGCAATGGTTGAGCCGTCACGGGCGGTAA
- the pyrH gene encoding UMP kinase yields MAQQGSGYQARYKRILLKLSGEALMGSEEFGIDPKVLDRMALEVGQLVGIGVQVGLVIGGGNLFRGAALSAAGMDRVTGDHMGMLATVMNALAMRDALERANISAIVMSAISMVGVTDHYDRRKAMRHLNAKEVVIFAAGTGNPFFTTDSAACLRAIEIDADVVLKATKVDGVYTADPFKDPHAEKFDHLTYDEVLDRKLGVMDLTAICLCRDHKMPLRVFNMNKPGALLNIVHGGAEGTLIEEGQQ; encoded by the coding sequence ATGGCTCAGCAGGGCAGTGGTTATCAGGCTCGCTATAAACGCATTCTACTCAAGCTTAGCGGCGAGGCCCTGATGGGCTCGGAAGAGTTCGGGATCGATCCGAAAGTTCTGGATCGCATGGCGCTTGAAGTCGGCCAACTGGTCGGCATCGGTGTTCAGGTCGGTCTGGTGATCGGCGGTGGCAACCTGTTCCGCGGTGCAGCGCTGAGCGCGGCCGGCATGGATCGGGTAACTGGCGACCACATGGGCATGCTGGCCACTGTGATGAACGCCTTGGCGATGCGCGATGCGCTGGAACGTGCCAATATCTCGGCCATCGTGATGTCGGCCATTTCCATGGTGGGCGTGACCGATCATTACGATCGCCGCAAAGCCATGCGTCACCTGAACGCCAAGGAAGTGGTGATTTTCGCGGCCGGTACCGGTAATCCGTTCTTCACTACGGATTCGGCAGCCTGCTTGCGAGCGATCGAAATCGATGCCGATGTCGTGCTCAAGGCGACCAAGGTCGATGGCGTCTACACCGCTGACCCATTCAAAGACCCGCATGCCGAGAAGTTCGATCATCTGACTTACGATGAAGTGCTGGATCGCAAGCTGGGCGTGATGGATCTGACGGCCATTTGCCTGTGCCGCGACCACAAGATGCCGTTGCGTGTCTTTAACATGAACAAGCCCGGCGCCCTGCTGAACATCGTGCATGGCGGCGCTGAAGGGACCCTGATCGAGGAAGGCCAACAATGA
- the uppS gene encoding polyprenyl diphosphate synthase — protein MEKTKQTVPSAVPRHVAIIMDGNNRWAKKRFMPGVAGHKAGVDAVRAVIEVCAEAGVEVLTLFAFSSENWQRPADEVSALMDLFFKALRREAKRLNDNNISLRIIGDRSRFHPELQVAMREAEAMTAGANRFVLQIAANYGGQWDIAQAAQRLAREVQAGHLRPEDITPELLQTCLATGDLPLPDLCIRTGGEHRISNFLLWQLAYAELYFSDLFWPDFKHDAMRNALADFASRQRRFGKTSEQVEAGARV, from the coding sequence ATGGAAAAGACTAAGCAGACTGTGCCGTCCGCGGTGCCGCGCCATGTCGCGATCATCATGGATGGTAATAATCGCTGGGCGAAAAAGCGCTTTATGCCGGGTGTTGCCGGGCATAAAGCGGGCGTGGATGCGGTTCGCGCAGTGATTGAAGTGTGCGCCGAGGCCGGGGTCGAGGTATTGACCCTGTTCGCCTTCTCCAGTGAGAACTGGCAGCGCCCGGCCGATGAGGTCAGTGCCTTGATGGATCTGTTCTTCAAGGCGTTGCGTCGTGAGGCCAAGCGCCTCAATGACAACAACATCAGTCTGCGCATCATCGGTGATCGTTCGCGCTTTCATCCCGAGCTTCAGGTCGCCATGCGTGAAGCCGAGGCGATGACCGCCGGTGCCAACCGCTTTGTCTTGCAGATCGCCGCCAACTACGGCGGTCAGTGGGACATCGCGCAAGCCGCGCAGCGTCTGGCGCGTGAAGTTCAGGCCGGGCATCTGCGTCCGGAGGACATCACGCCGGAGCTGTTGCAGACCTGTCTGGCCACCGGTGACCTGCCGTTGCCGGACTTGTGCATCCGCACCGGTGGCGAACACCGCATCAGCAACTTCCTGCTCTGGCAACTGGCTTATGCCGAGTTGTACTTCTCCGACCTGTTCTGGCCGGACTTCAAACACGACGCCATGCGTAACGCGCTGGCCGATTTCGCTTCTCGCCAGCGTCGCTTCGGTAAAACGAGCGAGCAGGTCGAGGCTGGAGCCCGGGTTTAA
- the frr gene encoding ribosome recycling factor, producing the protein MINEIKKDAQERMKKSVESLLHNFGRIRTGQAHPSILEGVMVPYYGSDTPIKQVANITVKDARTLQVVAFERNMLGAVDKAIGSAGLNLNPTNLGELLLISMPALTEETRKGFTKQARDVAEDARVAVRNIRRDANSSLKDLVKEKEISEDEERRATGEIDDLTKKYVAEIDSHLAQKEKDLMAV; encoded by the coding sequence ATGATCAATGAAATCAAGAAAGACGCTCAAGAGCGCATGAAGAAATCCGTGGAATCGCTGCTGCACAACTTCGGCCGTATTCGTACCGGCCAGGCGCACCCAAGCATTCTTGAAGGTGTGATGGTGCCGTATTACGGTTCCGACACCCCGATCAAGCAAGTGGCGAACATCACCGTCAAAGACGCCCGTACCCTGCAAGTTGTTGCCTTTGAGCGCAACATGCTCGGTGCCGTCGACAAAGCCATTGGTAGCGCGGGTCTGAACCTCAACCCGACCAACCTGGGTGAGTTGCTGCTGATCTCCATGCCGGCCCTGACTGAAGAAACCCGCAAGGGCTTCACCAAGCAGGCTCGCGATGTCGCTGAAGATGCCCGTGTTGCCGTGCGCAACATCCGTCGCGATGCCAACAGCTCGCTGAAGGATCTGGTCAAGGAAAAAGAAATCAGCGAAGACGAAGAGCGTCGCGCCACTGGCGAGATCGACGATTTGACCAAGAAGTACGTGGCTGAAATCGACTCGCATCTGGCACAGAAAGAAAAAGACCTGATGGCCGTATAA
- the map gene encoding type I methionyl aminopeptidase, producing the protein MTVTLKTPEDIAKMRVAGKLAADVLEMIAEHVKPGITTEELDRICHDYIVNEQKAIPAPLNYKGYPKSICTSINHVVCHGIPNEKPLKDGDTLNIDVTVIKDGFHGDTSRMFHVGTVPVWAERLSQVTQECMYKAIEIVKPGCRLGDIGEIIQKHAEKNGFSVVREFCGHGIGKVFHEEPQILHYGRAGTGMELKAGMTFTIEPMINQGKADTKVLGDGWTAITKDRKLSAQWEHTLLVTDTGYEIFTLRADDTIPRVSA; encoded by the coding sequence ATGACCGTCACCCTCAAAACCCCCGAGGACATCGCAAAGATGCGTGTCGCCGGCAAACTGGCCGCCGATGTGCTGGAAATGATTGCCGAACATGTCAAGCCGGGGATCACCACCGAAGAACTGGACCGCATCTGCCACGACTACATCGTCAACGAGCAGAAAGCCATCCCCGCCCCGCTCAACTACAAAGGCTACCCGAAGTCGATCTGCACCTCGATCAACCACGTGGTCTGCCATGGCATCCCGAACGAGAAGCCGCTGAAGGATGGCGACACCCTGAACATCGACGTCACCGTCATCAAGGACGGTTTCCACGGCGACACCAGCCGCATGTTCCACGTCGGCACTGTGCCGGTCTGGGCCGAGCGCCTGTCGCAGGTGACTCAGGAATGCATGTACAAGGCCATCGAGATCGTCAAACCCGGCTGCCGCTTGGGCGACATCGGTGAAATCATCCAGAAACACGCTGAAAAGAACGGTTTCTCGGTGGTTCGTGAGTTCTGCGGTCACGGTATCGGCAAGGTATTCCACGAAGAGCCGCAGATCCTGCACTACGGCCGCGCCGGCACCGGCATGGAACTGAAAGCAGGCATGACTTTCACCATCGAGCCGATGATCAACCAGGGCAAGGCTGACACCAAGGTCTTGGGCGACGGTTGGACCGCGATCACCAAGGACCGCAAATTGTCGGCCCAGTGGGAACACACCCTGCTGGTGACAGACACCGGTTACGAGATCTTCACCCTGCGCGCCGATGACACCATCCCGCGCGTTTCGGCCTGA
- the rseP gene encoding sigma E protease regulator RseP, translating into MSALYMIVGTLVALGVLVTFHEFGHFWVARRCGVKVLRFSVGFGMPLLRWHDKKGTEFVVAAIPLGGYVKMLDEREGEVPVDQVDQSFNRKSVRQRIAIVAAGPIANFLLAMVFFWVLAMLGSEQVRPVIGAVESGSIAAKAGLSAGQEIIAIDGEPTSGWGAVNLQLVRRLGESGSLQLLVREQGSSADSPRELMLDKWLKGADEPDPIRSLGIRPWRPALPPVLAELDSKGPAQAAGLKTGDRLLALDGKSLDDWQQVVDTVRMHPDTKIMLRVERDGAQIDVPVTLAARGGSKAPTGYLGAGVKAVDWPPEMIREVSYGPVAAIGEGARRTWTMSVLTLDSLKKMLFGELSVKNLSGPITIAKVAGASAQSGVADFLNFLAYLSISLGVLNLLPIPVLDGGHLLFYLIEWARGRPLSDRVQGWGIQIGISLVVGVMLLALVNDLGRL; encoded by the coding sequence ATGAGCGCGCTCTATATGATTGTCGGCACCCTGGTTGCATTGGGCGTGCTGGTCACCTTCCACGAATTCGGCCATTTCTGGGTCGCACGTCGCTGTGGGGTCAAAGTGCTGCGTTTCTCCGTGGGCTTCGGCATGCCGCTGCTGCGCTGGCACGACAAGAAAGGCACGGAGTTCGTAGTGGCCGCCATTCCGTTGGGCGGCTACGTGAAGATGCTCGACGAGCGCGAAGGCGAAGTGCCGGTTGATCAGGTCGATCAATCCTTCAATCGCAAATCTGTCCGTCAGCGTATTGCCATCGTGGCGGCTGGGCCGATCGCCAACTTTCTATTGGCCATGGTGTTTTTCTGGGTGTTGGCCATGCTCGGCAGCGAGCAGGTGCGCCCGGTCATCGGCGCGGTCGAATCCGGCAGCATTGCCGCCAAGGCCGGTCTGAGCGCAGGGCAGGAAATTATTGCCATCGATGGCGAGCCGACATCCGGCTGGGGCGCGGTGAATTTGCAGCTGGTCCGTCGTCTTGGCGAGAGCGGTTCTCTTCAGTTGTTGGTGCGTGAGCAGGGCTCCTCGGCGGATTCGCCTCGTGAGCTGATGCTGGATAAATGGCTCAAGGGCGCTGACGAGCCGGATCCGATTCGTTCGTTGGGTATTCGTCCATGGCGTCCGGCATTACCGCCGGTGTTGGCTGAACTTGATTCGAAAGGCCCGGCCCAGGCTGCCGGCCTGAAGACCGGTGATCGGCTGTTGGCGCTTGATGGCAAGTCACTTGATGACTGGCAGCAGGTGGTCGACACCGTTCGTATGCATCCAGATACCAAAATCATGCTGCGTGTTGAGCGCGATGGTGCTCAAATCGACGTCCCTGTGACCTTGGCTGCTCGCGGCGGGAGCAAGGCACCCACCGGTTATCTGGGCGCAGGGGTGAAAGCGGTCGATTGGCCGCCAGAGATGATTCGCGAAGTCAGTTATGGTCCTGTGGCCGCAATTGGCGAGGGTGCTCGACGCACCTGGACCATGAGCGTACTGACGCTCGATTCGCTCAAGAAAATGTTGTTCGGCGAGCTCTCGGTAAAAAACTTGAGTGGACCGATAACCATTGCTAAAGTGGCGGGCGCTTCTGCCCAGTCGGGTGTCGCTGATTTCCTGAATTTCCTTGCTTATCTGAGTATTAGCCTGGGGGTTCTGAATTTGTTGCCCATTCCTGTACTGGATGGGGGGCATTTGTTGTTTTATCTGATCGAGTGGGCGCGTGGTCGTCCCTTGTCAGATCGGGTGCAGGGTTGGGGGATACAGATCGGTATCAGTTTGGTGGTCGGGGTGATGTTGCTTGCTCTGGTCAATGATTTGGGCCGTCTGTAA
- a CDS encoding [protein-PII] uridylyltransferase — MPQVDPELFDRGQFQAELALKASPIAAFKKAIRQAREVLDGRFRSGRDIRRLIEDRAWFVDNILQKAWEQFNWSEDADIALVAVGGYGRGELHPYSDIDLLILLDSADHEVFRDSIERFLTLLWDIGLEVGQSVRSVDECAVEARADLTVVTNLMESRTICGPERLRQRMLDVTSTAHMWPSKDFFLAKRAEQKARHHKYNDTEYNLEPNVKGSPGGLRDIQTILWVARREYGTLNLRALAGEGFLVESENALLASSQEFLWKVRYALHMLAGRSEDRLLFDHQRSIAGLLGFEGDDAKQAIENFMQQYYRVVMSIAQLSDLIIQHFEEVILAPEDEAPPQPINSRFQLHDGYIEARNDNVFRRTPFAMLEIFVLMAQQPEIKGVRADTIRLLREHRHLIDDDFRNDIRNTSLFIELFKCRIGIHRNLRRMNRYGILGRYLPEFGFIVGQMQHDLFHIYTVDAHTLNLIKHLRKLQYTQVSEKFPLASKLMAKLPKPELIYLAGLYHDIGKGRHGDHSEIGAVDAEAFCQRHQLPVWDSRLIVWLVQNHLVMSTTAQRKDLSDPQVIHDFAQAVADETRLDYLYVLTVADINATNPTLWNSWRASLLRQLYTETKRALRRGLENPVDREMQIRQTQSAALDILVRGGTDPDDVEQLWSQLGDDYFLRHTAGDVAWHSDAILQQPADGGPLVLIKETTQREFEGGTQIFIYAPDQHDFFAVTVAAMDQLNLNIHDARVITSSSQFTLDTYIVLDTDGDSIGDNPARVKQIREGLTEALRNPDDYPTIIQRRVPRQLKHFAFAPQVTIHNDAQRPVTVLELSAPDRPGLLARIGTIFLEFDLSLQNAKIATLGERVEDVFFITDANNHPLSDPLLCTRLQDAIVEQLTVSNEPDIKLSRLSI; from the coding sequence ATGCCGCAGGTGGATCCCGAACTCTTCGACCGCGGCCAGTTCCAGGCTGAACTGGCCTTGAAGGCAAGCCCGATCGCGGCCTTCAAGAAGGCGATCCGCCAGGCCCGCGAGGTGCTCGACGGGCGCTTTCGCAGCGGCCGGGACATTCGCCGGCTGATCGAGGATCGCGCCTGGTTCGTCGATAACATCCTGCAAAAGGCCTGGGAGCAATTCAACTGGAGCGAAGACGCCGACATCGCGCTGGTCGCGGTCGGCGGCTACGGTCGCGGCGAGTTACACCCTTATTCCGACATCGACCTGCTGATCCTGCTGGACAGCGCCGATCACGAAGTTTTCCGTGACTCCATCGAGCGTTTTCTGACGTTGTTGTGGGACATCGGCCTGGAAGTCGGTCAGAGCGTTCGCTCGGTCGACGAATGCGCCGTCGAGGCCCGCGCCGACCTGACAGTCGTCACCAACCTTATGGAGAGCCGTACCATCTGCGGCCCCGAGCGTTTGCGCCAGCGCATGCTCGACGTCACCAGTACCGCGCACATGTGGCCGAGCAAGGACTTTTTCCTGGCCAAGCGCGCCGAGCAAAAGGCCCGTCACCACAAATACAACGATACCGAATACAACCTGGAACCCAACGTCAAAGGCTCGCCTGGCGGCCTGCGGGATATTCAGACGATTCTGTGGGTGGCCCGCCGCGAATACGGCACCCTGAACCTGCGGGCCCTGGCCGGTGAAGGCTTCCTGGTCGAAAGCGAAAACGCCCTGCTGGCCTCGTCCCAGGAGTTTTTGTGGAAGGTCCGATACGCGCTGCACATGCTCGCCGGGCGCTCCGAAGACCGCCTGCTGTTCGACCACCAGCGATCGATTGCCGGGCTGCTGGGTTTCGAGGGCGATGACGCCAAGCAAGCCATCGAAAACTTCATGCAGCAGTATTACCGGGTGGTCATGAGCATTGCCCAGCTCAGCGACTTGATTATCCAGCACTTCGAAGAAGTCATCCTCGCCCCGGAGGACGAAGCGCCGCCGCAGCCGATCAACTCGCGGTTCCAGCTGCACGATGGCTATATCGAAGCGCGCAACGACAACGTGTTCCGCCGCACGCCGTTCGCCATGCTCGAGATCTTCGTGCTGATGGCCCAGCAGCCGGAAATCAAAGGCGTGCGCGCCGATACCATTCGTCTGCTGCGCGAACACCGTCACCTGATCGATGACGATTTCCGCAATGACATCCGCAACACCAGTCTGTTTATCGAGCTGTTCAAGTGCAGGATCGGCATCCACCGCAACCTGCGCCGAATGAACCGCTACGGCATCCTTGGGCGTTATCTGCCGGAGTTCGGCTTCATTGTCGGGCAGATGCAGCACGACCTGTTTCACATTTATACGGTCGACGCCCACACCCTGAATCTGATCAAGCACCTGCGCAAGTTGCAGTACACGCAAGTGTCGGAAAAATTCCCGCTGGCCAGCAAGCTCATGGCCAAGCTACCCAAACCCGAGCTGATTTATCTGGCCGGGCTGTACCACGACATCGGCAAGGGTCGGCATGGCGATCACTCGGAAATCGGTGCGGTGGATGCCGAAGCCTTTTGCCAGCGCCACCAGCTCCCGGTGTGGGACAGCCGCCTGATCGTCTGGCTGGTGCAGAACCACCTGGTGATGTCGACCACCGCCCAGCGCAAGGACTTGTCCGACCCGCAGGTGATCCACGACTTTGCACAGGCCGTCGCCGACGAAACCCGTCTCGACTATCTGTATGTGCTGACCGTCGCCGATATCAACGCCACCAACCCGACGCTGTGGAACTCCTGGCGTGCCAGCCTCCTGCGCCAGCTCTACACCGAGACCAAGCGCGCCTTGCGCCGCGGCCTGGAAAACCCGGTGGACCGCGAAATGCAGATCCGTCAGACCCAAAGCGCCGCCCTGGACATTCTGGTGCGCGGCGGCACCGATCCGGACGATGTCGAACAGCTGTGGTCGCAATTGGGCGATGACTATTTCCTGCGTCACACCGCCGGCGACGTCGCCTGGCACAGTGACGCGATCCTCCAGCAACCAGCCGATGGCGGGCCGCTGGTATTGATCAAGGAAACCACCCAGCGCGAATTCGAGGGCGGTACGCAGATTTTCATCTACGCACCTGACCAGCATGACTTCTTCGCCGTGACTGTGGCCGCGATGGATCAGCTCAACCTGAACATTCACGACGCCCGGGTCATCACCTCCAGCAGCCAGTTCACCCTCGACACCTACATCGTGCTCGACACTGACGGCGACTCGATCGGCGATAACCCGGCACGGGTCAAACAGATCCGCGAAGGCCTGACCGAAGCGTTGCGCAATCCGGACGACTACCCGACCATCATCCAGCGCCGCGTGCCGCGCCAGCTCAAGCATTTTGCGTTTGCGCCACAGGTGACGATCCACAATGACGCGCAGCGCCCGGTGACAGTGCTGGAACTCAGCGCGCCGGATCGCCCGGGGCTGCTGGCGCGAATCGGCACGATCTTCCTCGAGTTCGACCTGTCGCTGCAGAACGCCAAGATTGCGACCCTCGGCGAACGCGTGGAAGACGTGTTCTTCATCACCGACGCGAACAACCATCCGCTGTCCGACCCGTTGCTGTGCACCCGCTTGCAGGATGCGATCGTTGAACAGCTGACTGTCAGTAACGAACCCGATATCAAATTGTCACGCTTGAGTATTTGA